The following are encoded together in the Daucus carota subsp. sativus chromosome 5, DH1 v3.0, whole genome shotgun sequence genome:
- the LOC108223346 gene encoding GBF-interacting protein 1-like isoform X3 yields MVAGSRTEGGAQILSAGVRKTIQSIKEIVGNHSDAEIYSTLKETNMNPNETAQKLLNQDPFHEVKRKRDKRKECLGQVTANIVHTASQPNKLSEPINQGTLYNVHSDRDIHRGGSIHNSVNQGILYNAHSDRNIRRGGANRNSLPDAKVIREFRVVKDNRTCHNPKSEIRPPVQDSPDKSSIMTSHEQNQPAERHSSKSSNGNTDSQPRHPREIKSNDKKEPSENRRVSVPKDNQPIGTKKANDPEPNSATSPKNSVTGLYSSSSDPVHVPSPDSRPAANIGAIKREVGAVGVRRLTDISAKASSTESPSSNQHLGRDGRSSAAISKSGQSPQTSVNVAAVRSISVSRPSVNNQHVNRQHQSLGHQKASSQSNKEWKPKSSKTQSAGPGVIGTPAKSASPPENASKSSEVEATQLQDKLSRVNISENQNVIIAPHIRLSTTDRYRVTFGSMGTEFEPFMKTGSEAIQDAAKPNVIPAASSVPIATPESSGNESSKSKQLELLDERVRISGSSSPASASVSEQQLTETKETSSPQDLDNYADIGLVRENSPSYTPSELQQHQDHPPSQFPIFSAYDPQTVYDIPYFRSTADETARVQSLQFAPEAMSSHAVNSISSSVAMVQPQLAQMYPQVHVSHYPNLMPYRQFISPVYVPPMAMPAAGYSSNPAYPHPSNGSSYLMMPGGSSHLSQNGLKYGIQQFKPVPTGSQTGFGNFTSPNGYAINAPGVGSATGLEDSSRLKFKDGNLYVPNPQAETSEIWMSPRDLPSMQSGSYYNMTGQTPHATYLPSHNSHAPFNAAAQSSHMQFPGMYHTPQPAGIPSPHHLSPAMGGNVGVGVAAGGPATQVNAYQQPHLGHMNWTGNF; encoded by the exons ATGGTCGCCGGGTCAAGAACAGAGGGCGGAGCGCAAATACTGTCTGCTGGAGTGAGGAAAACGATACAGTCGATCAAAGAGATTGTGGGGAATCACTCTGATGCTGAAATTTACTCTACCCTCAAAGAAACCAATATGAATCCTAATGAAACTGCTCAGAAATTGTTGAATCAag ATCCATTTCACGAggtgaaaagaaaaagagacAAAAGGAAAGAG TGTTTAGGTCAGGTTACAGCGAACATCGTCCACACTGCATCACAACCAAACAAGCTTAGTGAACCTATAAATCAAGGGACCTTATACAATGTACATTCTGATCGCGACATCCACAGAGGAGGATCCATCCATAATTCTGTGAATCAAGGGATCCTATACAATGCACATTCTGATCGCAACATTCGTAGAGGAGGAGCTAATCGAAATTCTTTGCCTG ATGCAAAAGTAATCAGAGAGTTTCGTGTTGTGAAGGACAACAGAACTTGTCATAACCCTAAAAGCGAGATAAGACCTCCAGTGCAAGACTCTCCTGATAAGAG CTCGATTATGACTTCCCATGAGCAGAACCAGCCGGCGGAGCGTCATTCATCTAAATCCTCAAATGGGAATACTGATTCACAGCCCAGGCACCCCAGGGAAATTAAGTCGAATGATAAGAAAGAACCATCAGAGAATAGGCGAGTTTCAGTTCCAAAGGATAACCAACCAATTGGAACAAAGAAGGCAAATGATCCCGAACCAAATTCTGCAACTTCACCAAAGAACTCTGTGACGGGGTTGTATTCGTCGTCTTCTGATCCTGTTCATGTGCCATCACCTGATTCCAGACCTGCAGCCAACATTGGAGCTATTAAGCGTGAGGTTGGGGCAGTTGGTGTGCGCCGTCTTACCGATATTTCTGCCAAGGCTTCATCAACAGAAAGCCCTTCTTCCAATCAACATTTGGGACGTGATGGTCGTTCTTCTGCTGCCATATCGAAAAGCGGCCAATCTCCTCAAACTTCAGTTAATGTTGCGGCCGTGAGGAGTATTTCAGTCTCTAGACCCTCAGTGAATAATCAGCACGTTAACAGGCAGCATCAATCATTGGGTCACCAAAAAG CTTCTTCCCAGTCCAACAAAGAGTGGAAACCAAAATCTAGCAAAACGCAAAGTGCTGGTCCTGGAGTTATTGGAACGCCTGCAAAATCTGCTTCTCCTCCTGAGAATGCATCTAAGAGTTCGGAAGTAGAGGCAACTCAGTTGCAGGATAAACTGTCACGAGTAAACATTTCTGAGAACCAGAATGTGATTATAGCTCCACATATACGACTCTCCACAACCGACAGGTATCGAGTTACATTTGGCAGCATGGGGACAGAATTTGAGCCTTTTATGAAAACTGGGTCAGAAGCTATCCAGGATGCTGCGAAACCAAACGTTATTCCTGCTGCAAG CAGTGTACCAATTGCTACTCCTGAGTCTTCTGGTAATGAATCTTCTAAGAGTAAGCAGTTAGAGTTGTTAGACGAACGTGTTCGCATATCTGGTTCAAGCTCACCTGCATCCGCTTCGGTATCTGAACAACAGTTGACTGAGACGAAGGAAACTTCGAGTCCTCAGGATTTGGACAATTATGCAGACATTGGATTGGTCCGTGAGAATAGTCCATCCTACACTCCATCCGAGTTACAACAGCACCAAGACCATCCTCCTTCCCAATTCCCAATATTTTCT GCGTATGATCCGCAAACTGTGTATGATATTCCATATTTTAGATCAACAGCTGATGAAACTGCAAGGGTGCAAAGTCTTCAGTTTGCTCCAGAG GCCATGAGCTCACATGCAGTAAATAGCATCTCCTCATCGGTAGCCATGGTGCAACCACAATTAGCACAGATGTACCCGCAAGTTCACGTTTCTCATTATCCCAATCTTATGCCATATCGTCAGTTCATTTCCCCAGTATATGTTCCACCAATGGCTATGCCAGCAGCAGGTTATTCTAGTAACCCTGCATATCCTCATCCATCAAATGGAAGCAGTTACTTGATGATGCCTGGAGGCAGCTCCCATTTATCTCAAAACGGTCTCAAGTATGGAATCCAGCAGTTTAAGCCAGTTCCCACTGGCAGTCAGACTGGGTTTGGAAACTTCACCAGTCCAAATGGTTACGCTATTAATGCTCCTGGTGTTGGTAGTGCAACAGGACTTGAGGACTCATCTAGGCTGAAGTTCAAAGACGGGAATTTATATGTTCCAAATCCACAG GCCGAGACTTCTGAAATATGGATGAGTCCAAGGGACCTACCTAGTATGCAATCAGGTTCATACTACAATATGACAGGACAAACACCTCATGCCACATATCTGCCGTCACATAACAGCCATGCCCCATTCAACGCAGCAGCACAATCTTCTCACATGCAATTCCCAGGCATGTACCACACTCCACAACCTGCTGGAATCCCCAGTCCGCATCATTTAAGTCCTGCTATGGGTGGTAATGTTGGTGTTGGGGTGGCTGCAGGAGGGCCAGCAACCCAAGTTAACGCCTATCAGCAACCTCATCTGGGCCACATGAATTGGACAGGGAACTTCTAA
- the LOC108223346 gene encoding GBF-interacting protein 1-like isoform X2, with translation MVAGSRTEGGAQILSAGVRKTIQSIKEIVGNHSDAEIYSTLKETNMNPNETAQKLLNQDPFHEVKRKRDKRKECLGQVTANIVHTASQPNKLSEPINQGTLYNVHSDRDIHRGGSIHNSVNQGILYNAHSDRNIRRGGANRNSLPDAKVIREFRVVKDNRTCHNPKSEIRPPVQDSPDKSSSIMTSHEQNQPAERHSSKSSNGNTDSQPRHPREIKSNDKKEPSENRRVSVPKDNQPIGTKKANDPEPNSATSPKNSVTGLYSSSSDPVHVPSPDSRPAANIGAIKREVGAVGVRRLTDISAKASSTESPSSNQHLGRDGRSSAAISKSGQSPQTSVNVAAVRSISVSRPSVNNQHVNRQHQSLGHQKASSQSNKEWKPKSSKTQSAGPGVIGTPAKSASPPENASKSSEVEATQLQDKLSRVNISENQNVIIAPHIRLSTTDRYRVTFGSMGTEFEPFMKTGSEAIQDAAKPNVIPAASVPIATPESSGNESSKSKQLELLDERVRISGSSSPASASVSEQQLTETKETSSPQDLDNYADIGLVRENSPSYTPSELQQHQDHPPSQFPIFSAYDPQTVYDIPYFRSTADETARVQSLQFAPEAMSSHAVNSISSSVAMVQPQLAQMYPQVHVSHYPNLMPYRQFISPVYVPPMAMPAAGYSSNPAYPHPSNGSSYLMMPGGSSHLSQNGLKYGIQQFKPVPTGSQTGFGNFTSPNGYAINAPGVGSATGLEDSSRLKFKDGNLYVPNPQAETSEIWMSPRDLPSMQSGSYYNMTGQTPHATYLPSHNSHAPFNAAAQSSHMQFPGMYHTPQPAGIPSPHHLSPAMGGNVGVGVAAGGPATQVNAYQQPHLGHMNWTGNF, from the exons ATGGTCGCCGGGTCAAGAACAGAGGGCGGAGCGCAAATACTGTCTGCTGGAGTGAGGAAAACGATACAGTCGATCAAAGAGATTGTGGGGAATCACTCTGATGCTGAAATTTACTCTACCCTCAAAGAAACCAATATGAATCCTAATGAAACTGCTCAGAAATTGTTGAATCAag ATCCATTTCACGAggtgaaaagaaaaagagacAAAAGGAAAGAG TGTTTAGGTCAGGTTACAGCGAACATCGTCCACACTGCATCACAACCAAACAAGCTTAGTGAACCTATAAATCAAGGGACCTTATACAATGTACATTCTGATCGCGACATCCACAGAGGAGGATCCATCCATAATTCTGTGAATCAAGGGATCCTATACAATGCACATTCTGATCGCAACATTCGTAGAGGAGGAGCTAATCGAAATTCTTTGCCTG ATGCAAAAGTAATCAGAGAGTTTCGTGTTGTGAAGGACAACAGAACTTGTCATAACCCTAAAAGCGAGATAAGACCTCCAGTGCAAGACTCTCCTGATAAGAG CAGCTCGATTATGACTTCCCATGAGCAGAACCAGCCGGCGGAGCGTCATTCATCTAAATCCTCAAATGGGAATACTGATTCACAGCCCAGGCACCCCAGGGAAATTAAGTCGAATGATAAGAAAGAACCATCAGAGAATAGGCGAGTTTCAGTTCCAAAGGATAACCAACCAATTGGAACAAAGAAGGCAAATGATCCCGAACCAAATTCTGCAACTTCACCAAAGAACTCTGTGACGGGGTTGTATTCGTCGTCTTCTGATCCTGTTCATGTGCCATCACCTGATTCCAGACCTGCAGCCAACATTGGAGCTATTAAGCGTGAGGTTGGGGCAGTTGGTGTGCGCCGTCTTACCGATATTTCTGCCAAGGCTTCATCAACAGAAAGCCCTTCTTCCAATCAACATTTGGGACGTGATGGTCGTTCTTCTGCTGCCATATCGAAAAGCGGCCAATCTCCTCAAACTTCAGTTAATGTTGCGGCCGTGAGGAGTATTTCAGTCTCTAGACCCTCAGTGAATAATCAGCACGTTAACAGGCAGCATCAATCATTGGGTCACCAAAAAG CTTCTTCCCAGTCCAACAAAGAGTGGAAACCAAAATCTAGCAAAACGCAAAGTGCTGGTCCTGGAGTTATTGGAACGCCTGCAAAATCTGCTTCTCCTCCTGAGAATGCATCTAAGAGTTCGGAAGTAGAGGCAACTCAGTTGCAGGATAAACTGTCACGAGTAAACATTTCTGAGAACCAGAATGTGATTATAGCTCCACATATACGACTCTCCACAACCGACAGGTATCGAGTTACATTTGGCAGCATGGGGACAGAATTTGAGCCTTTTATGAAAACTGGGTCAGAAGCTATCCAGGATGCTGCGAAACCAAACGTTATTCCTGCTGCAAG TGTACCAATTGCTACTCCTGAGTCTTCTGGTAATGAATCTTCTAAGAGTAAGCAGTTAGAGTTGTTAGACGAACGTGTTCGCATATCTGGTTCAAGCTCACCTGCATCCGCTTCGGTATCTGAACAACAGTTGACTGAGACGAAGGAAACTTCGAGTCCTCAGGATTTGGACAATTATGCAGACATTGGATTGGTCCGTGAGAATAGTCCATCCTACACTCCATCCGAGTTACAACAGCACCAAGACCATCCTCCTTCCCAATTCCCAATATTTTCT GCGTATGATCCGCAAACTGTGTATGATATTCCATATTTTAGATCAACAGCTGATGAAACTGCAAGGGTGCAAAGTCTTCAGTTTGCTCCAGAG GCCATGAGCTCACATGCAGTAAATAGCATCTCCTCATCGGTAGCCATGGTGCAACCACAATTAGCACAGATGTACCCGCAAGTTCACGTTTCTCATTATCCCAATCTTATGCCATATCGTCAGTTCATTTCCCCAGTATATGTTCCACCAATGGCTATGCCAGCAGCAGGTTATTCTAGTAACCCTGCATATCCTCATCCATCAAATGGAAGCAGTTACTTGATGATGCCTGGAGGCAGCTCCCATTTATCTCAAAACGGTCTCAAGTATGGAATCCAGCAGTTTAAGCCAGTTCCCACTGGCAGTCAGACTGGGTTTGGAAACTTCACCAGTCCAAATGGTTACGCTATTAATGCTCCTGGTGTTGGTAGTGCAACAGGACTTGAGGACTCATCTAGGCTGAAGTTCAAAGACGGGAATTTATATGTTCCAAATCCACAG GCCGAGACTTCTGAAATATGGATGAGTCCAAGGGACCTACCTAGTATGCAATCAGGTTCATACTACAATATGACAGGACAAACACCTCATGCCACATATCTGCCGTCACATAACAGCCATGCCCCATTCAACGCAGCAGCACAATCTTCTCACATGCAATTCCCAGGCATGTACCACACTCCACAACCTGCTGGAATCCCCAGTCCGCATCATTTAAGTCCTGCTATGGGTGGTAATGTTGGTGTTGGGGTGGCTGCAGGAGGGCCAGCAACCCAAGTTAACGCCTATCAGCAACCTCATCTGGGCCACATGAATTGGACAGGGAACTTCTAA
- the LOC108223346 gene encoding GBF-interacting protein 1-like isoform X5 — translation MVAGSRTEGGAQILSAGVRKTIQSIKEIVGNHSDAEIYSTLKETNMNPNETAQKLLNQDPFHEVKRKRDKRKEVTANIVHTASQPNKLSEPINQGTLYNVHSDRDIHRGGSIHNSVNQGILYNAHSDRNIRRGGANRNSLPDAKVIREFRVVKDNRTCHNPKSEIRPPVQDSPDKSSSIMTSHEQNQPAERHSSKSSNGNTDSQPRHPREIKSNDKKEPSENRRVSVPKDNQPIGTKKANDPEPNSATSPKNSVTGLYSSSSDPVHVPSPDSRPAANIGAIKREVGAVGVRRLTDISAKASSTESPSSNQHLGRDGRSSAAISKSGQSPQTSVNVAAVRSISVSRPSVNNQHVNRQHQSLGHQKASSQSNKEWKPKSSKTQSAGPGVIGTPAKSASPPENASKSSEVEATQLQDKLSRVNISENQNVIIAPHIRLSTTDRYRVTFGSMGTEFEPFMKTGSEAIQDAAKPNVIPAASSVPIATPESSGNESSKSKQLELLDERVRISGSSSPASASVSEQQLTETKETSSPQDLDNYADIGLVRENSPSYTPSELQQHQDHPPSQFPIFSAYDPQTVYDIPYFRSTADETARVQSLQFAPEAMSSHAVNSISSSVAMVQPQLAQMYPQVHVSHYPNLMPYRQFISPVYVPPMAMPAAGYSSNPAYPHPSNGSSYLMMPGGSSHLSQNGLKYGIQQFKPVPTGSQTGFGNFTSPNGYAINAPGVGSATGLEDSSRLKFKDGNLYVPNPQAETSEIWMSPRDLPSMQSGSYYNMTGQTPHATYLPSHNSHAPFNAAAQSSHMQFPGMYHTPQPAGIPSPHHLSPAMGGNVGVGVAAGGPATQVNAYQQPHLGHMNWTGNF, via the exons ATGGTCGCCGGGTCAAGAACAGAGGGCGGAGCGCAAATACTGTCTGCTGGAGTGAGGAAAACGATACAGTCGATCAAAGAGATTGTGGGGAATCACTCTGATGCTGAAATTTACTCTACCCTCAAAGAAACCAATATGAATCCTAATGAAACTGCTCAGAAATTGTTGAATCAag ATCCATTTCACGAggtgaaaagaaaaagagacAAAAGGAAAGAG GTTACAGCGAACATCGTCCACACTGCATCACAACCAAACAAGCTTAGTGAACCTATAAATCAAGGGACCTTATACAATGTACATTCTGATCGCGACATCCACAGAGGAGGATCCATCCATAATTCTGTGAATCAAGGGATCCTATACAATGCACATTCTGATCGCAACATTCGTAGAGGAGGAGCTAATCGAAATTCTTTGCCTG ATGCAAAAGTAATCAGAGAGTTTCGTGTTGTGAAGGACAACAGAACTTGTCATAACCCTAAAAGCGAGATAAGACCTCCAGTGCAAGACTCTCCTGATAAGAG CAGCTCGATTATGACTTCCCATGAGCAGAACCAGCCGGCGGAGCGTCATTCATCTAAATCCTCAAATGGGAATACTGATTCACAGCCCAGGCACCCCAGGGAAATTAAGTCGAATGATAAGAAAGAACCATCAGAGAATAGGCGAGTTTCAGTTCCAAAGGATAACCAACCAATTGGAACAAAGAAGGCAAATGATCCCGAACCAAATTCTGCAACTTCACCAAAGAACTCTGTGACGGGGTTGTATTCGTCGTCTTCTGATCCTGTTCATGTGCCATCACCTGATTCCAGACCTGCAGCCAACATTGGAGCTATTAAGCGTGAGGTTGGGGCAGTTGGTGTGCGCCGTCTTACCGATATTTCTGCCAAGGCTTCATCAACAGAAAGCCCTTCTTCCAATCAACATTTGGGACGTGATGGTCGTTCTTCTGCTGCCATATCGAAAAGCGGCCAATCTCCTCAAACTTCAGTTAATGTTGCGGCCGTGAGGAGTATTTCAGTCTCTAGACCCTCAGTGAATAATCAGCACGTTAACAGGCAGCATCAATCATTGGGTCACCAAAAAG CTTCTTCCCAGTCCAACAAAGAGTGGAAACCAAAATCTAGCAAAACGCAAAGTGCTGGTCCTGGAGTTATTGGAACGCCTGCAAAATCTGCTTCTCCTCCTGAGAATGCATCTAAGAGTTCGGAAGTAGAGGCAACTCAGTTGCAGGATAAACTGTCACGAGTAAACATTTCTGAGAACCAGAATGTGATTATAGCTCCACATATACGACTCTCCACAACCGACAGGTATCGAGTTACATTTGGCAGCATGGGGACAGAATTTGAGCCTTTTATGAAAACTGGGTCAGAAGCTATCCAGGATGCTGCGAAACCAAACGTTATTCCTGCTGCAAG CAGTGTACCAATTGCTACTCCTGAGTCTTCTGGTAATGAATCTTCTAAGAGTAAGCAGTTAGAGTTGTTAGACGAACGTGTTCGCATATCTGGTTCAAGCTCACCTGCATCCGCTTCGGTATCTGAACAACAGTTGACTGAGACGAAGGAAACTTCGAGTCCTCAGGATTTGGACAATTATGCAGACATTGGATTGGTCCGTGAGAATAGTCCATCCTACACTCCATCCGAGTTACAACAGCACCAAGACCATCCTCCTTCCCAATTCCCAATATTTTCT GCGTATGATCCGCAAACTGTGTATGATATTCCATATTTTAGATCAACAGCTGATGAAACTGCAAGGGTGCAAAGTCTTCAGTTTGCTCCAGAG GCCATGAGCTCACATGCAGTAAATAGCATCTCCTCATCGGTAGCCATGGTGCAACCACAATTAGCACAGATGTACCCGCAAGTTCACGTTTCTCATTATCCCAATCTTATGCCATATCGTCAGTTCATTTCCCCAGTATATGTTCCACCAATGGCTATGCCAGCAGCAGGTTATTCTAGTAACCCTGCATATCCTCATCCATCAAATGGAAGCAGTTACTTGATGATGCCTGGAGGCAGCTCCCATTTATCTCAAAACGGTCTCAAGTATGGAATCCAGCAGTTTAAGCCAGTTCCCACTGGCAGTCAGACTGGGTTTGGAAACTTCACCAGTCCAAATGGTTACGCTATTAATGCTCCTGGTGTTGGTAGTGCAACAGGACTTGAGGACTCATCTAGGCTGAAGTTCAAAGACGGGAATTTATATGTTCCAAATCCACAG GCCGAGACTTCTGAAATATGGATGAGTCCAAGGGACCTACCTAGTATGCAATCAGGTTCATACTACAATATGACAGGACAAACACCTCATGCCACATATCTGCCGTCACATAACAGCCATGCCCCATTCAACGCAGCAGCACAATCTTCTCACATGCAATTCCCAGGCATGTACCACACTCCACAACCTGCTGGAATCCCCAGTCCGCATCATTTAAGTCCTGCTATGGGTGGTAATGTTGGTGTTGGGGTGGCTGCAGGAGGGCCAGCAACCCAAGTTAACGCCTATCAGCAACCTCATCTGGGCCACATGAATTGGACAGGGAACTTCTAA